In Lates calcarifer isolate ASB-BC8 linkage group LG23, TLL_Latcal_v3, whole genome shotgun sequence, a single genomic region encodes these proteins:
- the entpd1 gene encoding ectonucleoside triphosphate diphosphohydrolase 1 isoform X2 — MSAQREMKEKNPWHTPVTIIITVIGVIAIVALVTVAVLQNRPLLQKYKYGIVLDAGSSHTALYIYEWPAEKDNNTGRVEQTHSCKVKGPGISSYAAAPWKAGESLRDCMREAKLQVPKKRHHETPLYLGATAGMRLLNKEDSSASDLVFKAVEETLQKSPFSFQGARILSGQEEGAFGWVTVNYLDDRLKQGLETTGALDLGGASTQISFVSDNYDGSESPSNAVTFRLYGNDYNLYTHSFLCYGKDQALRMTLAQQTQGSSSEISDPCFHPGYTDTRNYSVLYDSPCVSSRKPQGAPATFIHRGIGNFQQCQAFVKSVFNFTHCKYSRCSFNGVFQPLLQGPFGAFSAYYFVMNFLNLTDTSIHSLETVKEKLTSYCATPWDQLRQRYPDVKIKYLAEYCFSGTYILTLLTEGYNFTSENYSNIKFIKKIKGSDAGWTLGYMLNLTNMIPAEAPDTPILPHASYVSIVSIMAIVIFFLFILSLRPLWPRCSKQPQIV, encoded by the exons ATGTCCGCACAAAGAG agatgaaagagaagaacCCATGGCACACGCCTGtgaccatcatcatcactgtgattGGTGTCATAGCGATTGTTGCCTTGGTGACGGTCGCAGTTTTGCAGAACAGGCCTCTCCTCCAAAAGTACAAG TATGGGATTGTACTGGACGCTGGATCCTCCCACACAGCTCTGTATATCTACGAGTGGCCAGCAGAGAAGGATAACAACACTGGCAGAGTCGAACAGACACATTCCTGCAAAGTCAAAG GTCCAGGTATCTCCAGCTATGCGGCTGCTCCATGGAAGGCAGGAGAGTCTCTGAGAGACTGCATGCGGGAGGCCAAGCTACAAGTCCCAAAAAAAAGACACCACGAGACCCCTCTCTATCTGGGAGCGACTGCGGGAATGAGACTGCTCAA taAAGAGGACAGCTCAGCATCAGACCTGGTTTTTAAGGCTGTGGAAGAAACCCTGCAAAAGTCCCCCTTTTCCTTTCAGGGAGCAAGAATCTTAAGTGGCCAGGAGGAGGGCGCCTTCGGCTGGGTCACAGTCAACTACTTGGACGATCGCCTCAAGCAG GGCCTGGAAACCACAGGCGCGCTTGATCTTGGTGGGGCCTCCACTCAGATTAGCTTTGTATCCGATAATTATGACGGCTCTGAGTCACCCAGCAACGCCGTGACCTTTCGACTCTATGGAAACGACTATAACCTGTACACTCACAGCTTCCTGTGTTACGGGAAAGACCAAGCACTACGAATGACGTTGGCACAACAGACTCAG GGTTCAAGTTCAGAAATATCAGATCCTTGTTTCCACCCTGGCTACACAGACACAAGGAACTACTCAGTCCTCTATGACAGCCCCTGCGTGTCAAGCAGGAAACCCCAGGGAGCACCTGCAACCTTCATTCACCGTGGAATAGGGAACTTCCAACAATGCCAGGCGTTCGTGAAAAGCGTCTTCAACTTTACGCACTGCAAATACAGCCGGTGTTCTTTCAATGGGGTCTTCCAGCCACTTTTGCAGGGGCCATTCGGG GCTTTCTCCGCTTACTACTTTGTGATGAACTTCCTCAATCTGACCgatacatccatccattcactGGAAACTGTCAAGGAAAAGCTAACAAGCTACTGCGCTACCCCATGGGATCAG TTAAGACAGCGGTatccagatgtaaaaataaaatacctggCTGAGTATTGTTTCTCCGGCACGTACATCCTCACCCTGCTTACAGAAGGATACAACTTCACCTCAGAGAACTACTCCAACATAAAATTCATCAAGAAG ATTAAAGGCAGTGATGCAGGCTGGACGCTGGGCTACATGTTGAATCTGACCAACATGATTCCAGCCGAAGCTCCTGACACCCCCATTCTGCCCCACGCCAGCTACGTCTCCATCGTCTCCATCATGGCGATAGtgatcttcttcctcttcatcctcagcCTGCGCCCCCTCTGGCCCCGTTGCTCCAAGCAGCCGCAGATCGTATAa
- the entpd1 gene encoding ectonucleoside triphosphate diphosphohydrolase 1 isoform X1, whose translation MHARGRAGGLYHPVYPAVGCSSSPYSNCKVSEMKEKNPWHTPVTIIITVIGVIAIVALVTVAVLQNRPLLQKYKYGIVLDAGSSHTALYIYEWPAEKDNNTGRVEQTHSCKVKGPGISSYAAAPWKAGESLRDCMREAKLQVPKKRHHETPLYLGATAGMRLLNKEDSSASDLVFKAVEETLQKSPFSFQGARILSGQEEGAFGWVTVNYLDDRLKQGLETTGALDLGGASTQISFVSDNYDGSESPSNAVTFRLYGNDYNLYTHSFLCYGKDQALRMTLAQQTQGSSSEISDPCFHPGYTDTRNYSVLYDSPCVSSRKPQGAPATFIHRGIGNFQQCQAFVKSVFNFTHCKYSRCSFNGVFQPLLQGPFGAFSAYYFVMNFLNLTDTSIHSLETVKEKLTSYCATPWDQLRQRYPDVKIKYLAEYCFSGTYILTLLTEGYNFTSENYSNIKFIKKIKGSDAGWTLGYMLNLTNMIPAEAPDTPILPHASYVSIVSIMAIVIFFLFILSLRPLWPRCSKQPQIV comes from the exons atgcatgcacgcgGGAGAGCAGGAGGTCTTTATCACCCGGTGTATCCAGCAGTAGGATGTTCCAGCAGTCCGTACAGTAACTGTAAAGTatcag agatgaaagagaagaacCCATGGCACACGCCTGtgaccatcatcatcactgtgattGGTGTCATAGCGATTGTTGCCTTGGTGACGGTCGCAGTTTTGCAGAACAGGCCTCTCCTCCAAAAGTACAAG TATGGGATTGTACTGGACGCTGGATCCTCCCACACAGCTCTGTATATCTACGAGTGGCCAGCAGAGAAGGATAACAACACTGGCAGAGTCGAACAGACACATTCCTGCAAAGTCAAAG GTCCAGGTATCTCCAGCTATGCGGCTGCTCCATGGAAGGCAGGAGAGTCTCTGAGAGACTGCATGCGGGAGGCCAAGCTACAAGTCCCAAAAAAAAGACACCACGAGACCCCTCTCTATCTGGGAGCGACTGCGGGAATGAGACTGCTCAA taAAGAGGACAGCTCAGCATCAGACCTGGTTTTTAAGGCTGTGGAAGAAACCCTGCAAAAGTCCCCCTTTTCCTTTCAGGGAGCAAGAATCTTAAGTGGCCAGGAGGAGGGCGCCTTCGGCTGGGTCACAGTCAACTACTTGGACGATCGCCTCAAGCAG GGCCTGGAAACCACAGGCGCGCTTGATCTTGGTGGGGCCTCCACTCAGATTAGCTTTGTATCCGATAATTATGACGGCTCTGAGTCACCCAGCAACGCCGTGACCTTTCGACTCTATGGAAACGACTATAACCTGTACACTCACAGCTTCCTGTGTTACGGGAAAGACCAAGCACTACGAATGACGTTGGCACAACAGACTCAG GGTTCAAGTTCAGAAATATCAGATCCTTGTTTCCACCCTGGCTACACAGACACAAGGAACTACTCAGTCCTCTATGACAGCCCCTGCGTGTCAAGCAGGAAACCCCAGGGAGCACCTGCAACCTTCATTCACCGTGGAATAGGGAACTTCCAACAATGCCAGGCGTTCGTGAAAAGCGTCTTCAACTTTACGCACTGCAAATACAGCCGGTGTTCTTTCAATGGGGTCTTCCAGCCACTTTTGCAGGGGCCATTCGGG GCTTTCTCCGCTTACTACTTTGTGATGAACTTCCTCAATCTGACCgatacatccatccattcactGGAAACTGTCAAGGAAAAGCTAACAAGCTACTGCGCTACCCCATGGGATCAG TTAAGACAGCGGTatccagatgtaaaaataaaatacctggCTGAGTATTGTTTCTCCGGCACGTACATCCTCACCCTGCTTACAGAAGGATACAACTTCACCTCAGAGAACTACTCCAACATAAAATTCATCAAGAAG ATTAAAGGCAGTGATGCAGGCTGGACGCTGGGCTACATGTTGAATCTGACCAACATGATTCCAGCCGAAGCTCCTGACACCCCCATTCTGCCCCACGCCAGCTACGTCTCCATCGTCTCCATCATGGCGATAGtgatcttcttcctcttcatcctcagcCTGCGCCCCCTCTGGCCCCGTTGCTCCAAGCAGCCGCAGATCGTATAa
- the entpd1 gene encoding ectonucleoside triphosphate diphosphohydrolase 1 isoform X3 — protein MKEKNPWHTPVTIIITVIGVIAIVALVTVAVLQNRPLLQKYKYGIVLDAGSSHTALYIYEWPAEKDNNTGRVEQTHSCKVKGPGISSYAAAPWKAGESLRDCMREAKLQVPKKRHHETPLYLGATAGMRLLNKEDSSASDLVFKAVEETLQKSPFSFQGARILSGQEEGAFGWVTVNYLDDRLKQGLETTGALDLGGASTQISFVSDNYDGSESPSNAVTFRLYGNDYNLYTHSFLCYGKDQALRMTLAQQTQGSSSEISDPCFHPGYTDTRNYSVLYDSPCVSSRKPQGAPATFIHRGIGNFQQCQAFVKSVFNFTHCKYSRCSFNGVFQPLLQGPFGAFSAYYFVMNFLNLTDTSIHSLETVKEKLTSYCATPWDQLRQRYPDVKIKYLAEYCFSGTYILTLLTEGYNFTSENYSNIKFIKKIKGSDAGWTLGYMLNLTNMIPAEAPDTPILPHASYVSIVSIMAIVIFFLFILSLRPLWPRCSKQPQIV, from the exons atgaaagagaagaacCCATGGCACACGCCTGtgaccatcatcatcactgtgattGGTGTCATAGCGATTGTTGCCTTGGTGACGGTCGCAGTTTTGCAGAACAGGCCTCTCCTCCAAAAGTACAAG TATGGGATTGTACTGGACGCTGGATCCTCCCACACAGCTCTGTATATCTACGAGTGGCCAGCAGAGAAGGATAACAACACTGGCAGAGTCGAACAGACACATTCCTGCAAAGTCAAAG GTCCAGGTATCTCCAGCTATGCGGCTGCTCCATGGAAGGCAGGAGAGTCTCTGAGAGACTGCATGCGGGAGGCCAAGCTACAAGTCCCAAAAAAAAGACACCACGAGACCCCTCTCTATCTGGGAGCGACTGCGGGAATGAGACTGCTCAA taAAGAGGACAGCTCAGCATCAGACCTGGTTTTTAAGGCTGTGGAAGAAACCCTGCAAAAGTCCCCCTTTTCCTTTCAGGGAGCAAGAATCTTAAGTGGCCAGGAGGAGGGCGCCTTCGGCTGGGTCACAGTCAACTACTTGGACGATCGCCTCAAGCAG GGCCTGGAAACCACAGGCGCGCTTGATCTTGGTGGGGCCTCCACTCAGATTAGCTTTGTATCCGATAATTATGACGGCTCTGAGTCACCCAGCAACGCCGTGACCTTTCGACTCTATGGAAACGACTATAACCTGTACACTCACAGCTTCCTGTGTTACGGGAAAGACCAAGCACTACGAATGACGTTGGCACAACAGACTCAG GGTTCAAGTTCAGAAATATCAGATCCTTGTTTCCACCCTGGCTACACAGACACAAGGAACTACTCAGTCCTCTATGACAGCCCCTGCGTGTCAAGCAGGAAACCCCAGGGAGCACCTGCAACCTTCATTCACCGTGGAATAGGGAACTTCCAACAATGCCAGGCGTTCGTGAAAAGCGTCTTCAACTTTACGCACTGCAAATACAGCCGGTGTTCTTTCAATGGGGTCTTCCAGCCACTTTTGCAGGGGCCATTCGGG GCTTTCTCCGCTTACTACTTTGTGATGAACTTCCTCAATCTGACCgatacatccatccattcactGGAAACTGTCAAGGAAAAGCTAACAAGCTACTGCGCTACCCCATGGGATCAG TTAAGACAGCGGTatccagatgtaaaaataaaatacctggCTGAGTATTGTTTCTCCGGCACGTACATCCTCACCCTGCTTACAGAAGGATACAACTTCACCTCAGAGAACTACTCCAACATAAAATTCATCAAGAAG ATTAAAGGCAGTGATGCAGGCTGGACGCTGGGCTACATGTTGAATCTGACCAACATGATTCCAGCCGAAGCTCCTGACACCCCCATTCTGCCCCACGCCAGCTACGTCTCCATCGTCTCCATCATGGCGATAGtgatcttcttcctcttcatcctcagcCTGCGCCCCCTCTGGCCCCGTTGCTCCAAGCAGCCGCAGATCGTATAa